A stretch of the Butyricicoccus intestinisimiae genome encodes the following:
- a CDS encoding AAA family ATPase: MKFQGPFDKNARRALAASVHRAGMLGRETVGTEHLLLGLSASAGGTASKLLADAGAGGWRSLYYTARLTGSRFPMRRPRCISPELRLVLHQAASAAGGGQADERHLLCALVRFRGCMAHRVLEHMRADIPALERQTGMSLTQELHARRASARPAATATLDRYATDLTELARAGRLDPVIGREKELFRLMTILQRRTKNNPVLLGDPGVGKTAVAEALAQAIADGRVPDELRHARLVSLDMASLISGTKYRGEFEERLKNIVRELSASKDVIAFIDEVHTLVGAGSAEGAIDASNLLKPALARGEIRLIGTTTSEEYHKTIEKDAALERRFQKIRVSEPDEQETEAILRGIAGKYEQHHRVRIAPDALRAAVTISVRTHPERHLPDKAIDLLDEACAAVHLEGGTQLRAQDIAQIARRFDGFRAAEEGEAAGRLMQLEQELGRTVIGQQQAIAKICRAVRRGSAGLRDTARPVAALLLTGPTGVGKTSVSLALSRALFGREGLIRIDLSEYQQAHDVSRLIGAPPGYKGYGEGGQLTEKIRRHPRSVVLFDEVEKAHPDVLRLLLRLLEDGRLTDSEGKSADFRHAVILLTSNLGSGQQGRAVGFGAKDARQQQAEEQARRMLQPELAARLDDLIVFSDLTPRDCAAIAAQELHKLAQRCEARGTRLTWSAEAERRLGVVDGKRGARAVRDEVAKCVTDPLAGLLLTGQAGQCVAIQIQENRVQLLVSDGETMLSGA, encoded by the coding sequence ATGAAATTTCAGGGGCCTTTTGACAAGAATGCCAGACGAGCGCTGGCGGCGTCCGTACACCGCGCGGGCATGCTGGGACGGGAGACCGTCGGAACAGAACATCTGCTGCTGGGACTCAGCGCATCTGCGGGCGGAACCGCGTCCAAGCTGCTGGCAGATGCCGGTGCGGGCGGCTGGCGCAGCCTATACTACACCGCGCGGCTGACGGGAAGCCGGTTTCCGATGCGGCGGCCGCGGTGCATCAGCCCCGAACTGCGTTTGGTTTTGCATCAGGCGGCGAGCGCGGCGGGCGGCGGACAGGCGGATGAACGGCACTTGCTGTGTGCGCTGGTTCGCTTTCGCGGGTGCATGGCGCACCGCGTCCTAGAACACATGCGGGCGGATATTCCGGCGCTGGAACGGCAGACTGGCATGTCTCTCACGCAGGAGCTGCACGCCAGACGGGCATCTGCGCGTCCCGCGGCGACGGCAACGTTGGATCGGTATGCGACGGATCTCACGGAGCTGGCGCGGGCAGGACGATTGGACCCTGTCATCGGCAGAGAAAAAGAGCTGTTTCGCCTCATGACCATTTTGCAGCGCCGCACGAAAAATAATCCAGTGCTGCTGGGAGATCCCGGTGTCGGAAAGACTGCCGTGGCGGAGGCACTGGCACAGGCGATTGCAGACGGCAGAGTGCCGGACGAGCTGCGGCATGCGCGGCTGGTTTCCCTGGATATGGCGAGCCTGATTTCCGGCACGAAATATCGCGGAGAATTTGAGGAACGGCTCAAAAACATCGTGCGGGAGCTGAGCGCATCCAAAGATGTCATCGCCTTTATTGATGAGGTGCATACGCTGGTCGGTGCAGGGTCGGCGGAAGGGGCGATTGATGCCTCCAATCTGCTCAAGCCGGCACTGGCGCGTGGAGAAATTCGGCTGATTGGCACGACGACATCGGAGGAATATCACAAGACCATTGAAAAAGATGCGGCGCTGGAACGCCGGTTTCAAAAAATTCGCGTCTCGGAACCGGATGAGCAGGAGACGGAAGCCATTTTGCGCGGCATAGCAGGGAAATACGAGCAGCATCATCGGGTGCGCATTGCACCGGACGCCCTGCGTGCCGCGGTGACCATTTCCGTGCGCACCCATCCGGAGCGGCATTTGCCGGACAAAGCGATTGACTTGCTGGATGAGGCGTGCGCCGCCGTGCATCTGGAGGGCGGCACACAGCTGCGTGCGCAGGACATTGCGCAAATTGCCCGACGGTTTGACGGCTTCCGCGCGGCAGAGGAGGGAGAAGCCGCCGGCAGGCTCATGCAGCTGGAGCAGGAGCTGGGACGAACCGTCATCGGACAGCAGCAGGCCATTGCCAAAATCTGCCGTGCCGTGCGGCGCGGCAGTGCGGGCTTGCGCGATACGGCGCGTCCGGTTGCAGCGCTGCTGCTGACCGGACCGACCGGTGTGGGAAAAACCTCCGTCAGTCTTGCTCTGTCGCGCGCGCTGTTCGGGCGGGAGGGACTGATTCGCATTGATTTGTCAGAGTATCAGCAGGCGCACGATGTTTCGCGGCTCATCGGCGCACCGCCCGGCTACAAAGGATATGGAGAAGGCGGACAGCTGACCGAGAAAATTCGCAGACATCCGCGCTCGGTCGTGCTGTTTGACGAGGTGGAAAAAGCACATCCGGATGTGCTGCGTCTGTTGCTGCGCCTGCTGGAGGACGGCAGATTAACCGATTCCGAGGGCAAAAGTGCGGATTTTCGCCATGCTGTCATTTTGCTGACCTCCAATCTGGGCAGCGGGCAGCAGGGGCGTGCGGTCGGCTTCGGCGCAAAGGACGCAAGACAGCAGCAGGCAGAGGAACAGGCGCGCCGCATGTTACAGCCGGAGCTGGCGGCTCGGCTGGACGATTTGATTGTGTTTTCCGACTTGACGCCGCGCGATTGTGCGGCCATAGCGGCGCAGGAGCTGCACAAACTTGCGCAGCGCTGTGAAGCGCGCGGCACACGGCTCACGTGGTCGGCAGAGGCTGAACGGCGGCTCGGCGTGGTCGATGGCAAGCGCGGCGCGCGGGCTGTCCGCGATGAGGTCGCCAAATGTGTGACGGACCCGCTGGCGGGTCTGCTGCTGACCGGACAGGCAGGGCAGTGCGTTGCCATCCAAATACAGGAAAACCGCGTGCAGCTGCTGGTGTCCGACGGGGAAACTATGCTGTCCGGCGCATAA
- a CDS encoding ArsB/NhaD family transporter, with amino-acid sequence MTTPQIAAVVIFLAVIIAIMTEKIHRAVAATAGAVLLLLIGILDVNSAVSYIDFNTVGVLIGMMLFVAVVKNSGIFEFIAIKSAKIAKGDPWRIMVLFVIITAVLSAFLDNVTTVLLIGPMTIAITQILEINPVPFLMTQIMASNIGGTATLIGDPPNIMIGSAAGLSFVDFIENTGLVVILILVVMLVCFRLMYGKQLVVDAEKTKLIMELDESKTIKDHALMAKSLVLIALVVVGFVMHSTLGIESCVVALTAAAVMLIIGKQDAEDIIANVEWSTIVFFIGLFIVVGGMQETGVINMLAQALMDVTHGDVFITMLLLLWLSAIFSAFLDNIPFVATLIPMILTMGQSGTDIAPLWWAISLGACLGGNGSLIGASANVVLSGISNKNGYPITFMSYLKVGFPLMILSIIISTGFLLIRY; translated from the coding sequence GTGACTACACCACAAATTGCTGCCGTTGTCATCTTTCTCGCTGTCATCATCGCCATCATGACCGAAAAGATTCATCGTGCAGTCGCTGCAACCGCTGGCGCCGTCCTCCTGCTCCTGATCGGCATTTTGGACGTAAACTCCGCCGTCAGCTATATCGACTTTAACACGGTCGGTGTCCTGATCGGTATGATGCTGTTCGTTGCAGTGGTAAAAAATTCCGGCATCTTTGAATTCATTGCAATCAAATCCGCCAAAATCGCGAAGGGTGATCCTTGGCGCATCATGGTGCTGTTTGTCATCATCACTGCGGTTCTTTCCGCCTTCTTGGACAACGTCACCACCGTCCTGCTGATCGGCCCGATGACCATTGCCATCACGCAGATTTTGGAGATCAATCCAGTTCCGTTCCTGATGACCCAGATCATGGCGTCCAACATCGGCGGTACTGCCACCCTGATCGGTGACCCTCCGAACATCATGATCGGTTCTGCGGCAGGTCTCTCCTTCGTAGACTTTATTGAGAACACCGGTCTGGTTGTCATTCTGATTCTCGTTGTCATGCTCGTATGCTTCCGTCTGATGTATGGCAAGCAGCTGGTTGTAGACGCAGAAAAGACCAAGCTCATCATGGAGTTGGACGAAAGCAAGACCATCAAGGATCATGCGCTGATGGCAAAGAGCCTCGTGCTCATCGCTCTGGTTGTCGTCGGTTTCGTCATGCACAGCACGCTGGGTATTGAGTCCTGTGTTGTTGCGCTGACCGCCGCTGCTGTCATGCTGATTATCGGCAAGCAGGACGCAGAGGACATCATTGCCAACGTCGAATGGTCTACCATTGTGTTCTTCATCGGTCTGTTTATCGTCGTCGGCGGTATGCAGGAAACCGGCGTCATCAACATGCTGGCACAGGCTCTGATGGATGTCACCCACGGCGATGTATTCATCACCATGCTGCTGCTGCTGTGGCTGTCCGCCATCTTCTCTGCCTTCTTGGACAACATTCCGTTCGTTGCAACGCTGATTCCGATGATTCTGACCATGGGACAGAGCGGCACGGACATCGCCCCGCTGTGGTGGGCAATCTCGCTCGGCGCATGCTTGGGCGGCAATGGTTCTCTGATCGGTGCTTCTGCCAACGTTGTTTTGTCCGGCATCAGCAACAAGAACGGCTACCCGATCACGTTTATGAGCTATTTGAAGGTCGGCTTCCCGCTCATGATCCTTTCTATCATTATTTCCACCGGCTTCCTGCTCATCCGGTATTAA
- a CDS encoding cation:proton antiporter produces the protein MSYTFLLVLAVILLSTKILGLASGKVNMPQVVGALLAGLILGPSILNIVSVDNTISVISELGVIMLMFSAGLETDLAELKKTGLASFVIALAGVVLPLVCGAGLYLFWFRGEGDPQAVLKAIFVGVILTATSVSITVETLKEMGKLKGRVGTAILGAAVIDDILGIIALTVVSSFTNPDIQIHTVLIKIVLFFVFIAVVGFFVYKYFSHLNNAFNEKMHRRVAIYGLAFCLLLSFASEQFFGVADITGAYFAGLLLCNLPSVRAYVSRKIEICAYMLFSPVFFASVGLKTDLRGLSLSLLVFAILLLLIAILSKIIGCGLSAKLFHFSNHEALSVGIGMVSRGEVALIVAQKGAAFGLVPDSLFGPVILVVIVTTLITPILLKLVMGRKPA, from the coding sequence TTGTCTTATACATTCCTGCTGGTTCTGGCAGTCATTCTGCTATCAACAAAGATTCTGGGTCTCGCGTCCGGCAAAGTCAACATGCCGCAGGTCGTCGGTGCTTTGCTTGCCGGTCTGATCCTCGGTCCATCTATCCTCAATATCGTGTCGGTAGACAACACGATTTCCGTCATTTCAGAGCTCGGTGTCATCATGCTGATGTTTTCCGCCGGTCTGGAAACCGATCTGGCTGAGCTAAAGAAAACAGGTCTCGCCTCGTTCGTCATTGCGCTCGCCGGTGTTGTTCTGCCGCTCGTATGCGGTGCCGGACTCTATCTGTTCTGGTTCCGCGGAGAAGGCGATCCGCAGGCAGTGCTCAAGGCAATCTTCGTCGGCGTTATTCTGACAGCTACCTCTGTTTCCATCACTGTCGAGACGCTCAAGGAAATGGGCAAGCTCAAAGGACGCGTCGGCACAGCGATCCTCGGCGCCGCCGTCATCGACGATATTCTCGGCATCATTGCTCTGACTGTCGTATCCAGCTTTACCAATCCGGATATTCAGATTCACACGGTTCTCATTAAAATCGTTCTGTTTTTCGTTTTTATTGCCGTTGTCGGCTTCTTTGTGTACAAGTATTTCTCACATCTCAACAACGCATTCAACGAAAAAATGCACCGCCGCGTTGCGATTTACGGTCTGGCGTTCTGCCTGCTGCTGTCGTTTGCTTCTGAGCAGTTTTTCGGTGTCGCAGACATCACCGGCGCATATTTCGCCGGCCTGCTGCTGTGCAACCTACCGAGCGTGCGCGCTTACGTGAGCCGCAAAATCGAAATTTGCGCCTACATGCTGTTTTCTCCGGTATTCTTCGCGAGTGTCGGTCTGAAAACCGATCTGCGCGGCTTGTCGCTGTCTCTGCTCGTCTTTGCTATTCTGCTGCTCCTGATTGCAATTTTGTCCAAAATTATCGGCTGTGGTCTCAGCGCCAAGCTGTTCCACTTCAGCAATCACGAAGCGCTCTCCGTCGGCATCGGCATGGTATCGCGCGGTGAAGTCGCTCTGATCGTTGCCCAGAAGGGCGCGGCGTTCGGTCTGGTTCCGGATTCTCTGTTCGGACCGGTCATCCTCGTCGTTATCGTCACGACACTGATTACCCCGATTCTGCTCAAGCTGGTCATGGGACGAAAGCCCGCATAA
- a CDS encoding FN3 associated domain-containing protein — protein MAVNLATKYSSQIAEVFTAGSFVKGKTSTTFDLTGVKTLKVYTPVTVPEVDYTREGMARYGTVTEMQDIVQELKMTQDKAFTLTIDKGNYLDQNMSKKAADMLRLQINEQSTPAADKYALKRFAMMAGTIATTETAPTKETIVEMISTGAQTLDDNLVPDGDRYLYVTAEGYKMIRLSPEFTGLEGLGVKAIGKGVCGEIAGLNIVRVPKSYMPAGCYFIITHKNSVLMPYKISDAKVHNDPVGVSGALIEGRHYYDAFVLGAKSNGVYALVQKSSKLTAPILAFSSQTVTATKPSGAEEMRYTVDGTDPRYSDSAKVYTAGVAMTSGATFRVAAFAEGKFTSDVVDRTC, from the coding sequence ATGGCTGTCAATCTCGCGACAAAATATTCCAGTCAAATTGCAGAGGTATTCACCGCAGGTTCGTTCGTCAAGGGAAAGACCTCGACGACCTTTGACCTCACCGGCGTCAAGACGCTGAAGGTGTACACACCGGTAACCGTACCGGAGGTGGATTACACGCGCGAAGGCATGGCGCGTTACGGCACGGTGACGGAAATGCAGGACATTGTGCAGGAACTCAAGATGACGCAGGACAAGGCGTTTACGCTGACCATTGATAAGGGCAACTATCTGGATCAGAACATGAGCAAGAAGGCCGCCGATATGCTGCGCCTGCAGATCAATGAGCAGTCCACACCGGCGGCGGATAAGTATGCGCTCAAGCGCTTTGCGATGATGGCGGGAACCATTGCCACAACGGAAACCGCGCCGACCAAGGAGACCATTGTGGAGATGATTTCCACCGGTGCGCAGACGCTGGATGACAATCTGGTGCCGGACGGCGACCGCTATCTCTACGTGACGGCGGAGGGATATAAAATGATTCGCCTGTCTCCGGAGTTTACCGGTTTGGAGGGTCTCGGCGTGAAGGCCATCGGCAAGGGCGTCTGCGGAGAGATCGCCGGTCTCAACATTGTCCGCGTGCCGAAAAGCTATATGCCGGCGGGCTGCTACTTTATCATCACGCACAAGAACTCCGTGCTGATGCCGTACAAAATCTCGGACGCCAAGGTGCACAACGATCCGGTCGGTGTATCCGGCGCGCTGATTGAAGGCAGGCACTATTACGATGCCTTTGTGCTCGGCGCAAAGAGCAATGGCGTGTATGCGCTGGTGCAGAAGAGCAGCAAGCTGACCGCGCCGATTCTCGCGTTCAGTTCGCAGACCGTGACGGCGACCAAGCCAAGCGGCGCAGAGGAAATGCGATATACGGTAGACGGCACTGACCCGCGCTATTCGGATAGCGCAAAGGTATACACGGCGGGTGTGGCGATGACTTCCGGCGCCACCTTCCGCGTGGCGGCGTTTGCAGAGGGAAAATTCACCTCGGATGTCGTGGACAGAACGTGTTAA
- a CDS encoding portal protein: MLIPEQVWREYQRGVDYNNRIDLYDRVKTNENFFIGRQWEGLNVTTLDPLIFNVLRRVVNLFISMLVSDDISVTAQPFQAVPNGEQMQKVIDRSVASVIERAGVKSKNRYMLRNACVDGDGCFYIRFDPDKESGQGVAGDIAVDLIENTDVFFGNPAVDDVQRQPYIILSMRRSVDSVRQEAMRRGLSKSEAEGIRPDSLLEPQYDAQTDDCDNMVTVLLRMQRTEHGISFYKCTQNTVVMEETLTPYRMYPLAYMSWMKVKNCYHGESPITEAIPNQIAINKLYSMYVQCIKHVAFPKIIYDVTRFPSGYSSDVGKAIGMRGNPNEAIVTAFQAPDISEQVMTLLEQMKRDTMELMGASDTALGNVKPENTSAIVTVQQATIAPLELVKMEFYRFVEDCVRIFVDLMRVHYGVRTVCLTDDAGEETAQQIDFGKLDTLSLELNVEVGSSAYWSETMQTVTNDNLLAQGIITDPVLYVENIPDNQIRGKSRLLRALKEQKDSGQLPDIHPSSKTKQAADAQTSQQ, from the coding sequence ATGCTGATTCCTGAGCAGGTTTGGCGGGAGTACCAGCGCGGTGTGGATTATAACAACCGCATCGACTTGTACGACCGCGTAAAAACCAATGAAAATTTCTTTATTGGCAGACAATGGGAGGGTCTCAATGTCACAACGCTCGACCCGCTGATTTTCAATGTGCTGCGCCGCGTGGTAAATCTGTTTATCTCTATGCTGGTGTCCGATGATATTTCTGTGACGGCACAGCCGTTTCAGGCAGTGCCGAACGGAGAACAGATGCAGAAGGTCATTGACCGTTCGGTTGCATCCGTTATCGAACGCGCCGGTGTCAAGAGCAAGAATCGATATATGCTGCGCAATGCCTGTGTGGACGGCGATGGATGCTTCTACATTCGCTTCGATCCGGACAAGGAGAGCGGGCAGGGCGTTGCCGGAGATATTGCGGTGGATCTCATTGAGAACACGGATGTCTTTTTCGGCAATCCCGCTGTGGATGATGTCCAGCGACAGCCGTATATTATTTTGTCTATGCGCCGTTCGGTGGACAGCGTGCGGCAGGAAGCCATGCGGCGCGGCCTGAGCAAGAGTGAGGCGGAGGGCATCCGGCCGGACAGCTTGCTGGAACCGCAGTACGATGCGCAGACGGACGACTGCGACAACATGGTGACGGTGCTGCTGCGCATGCAGCGCACCGAGCATGGCATTTCGTTTTATAAATGCACGCAGAATACGGTTGTCATGGAAGAAACGCTCACACCGTATCGTATGTATCCGCTGGCGTATATGTCCTGGATGAAGGTCAAAAATTGCTATCACGGCGAATCACCGATTACCGAAGCAATCCCCAATCAAATTGCGATTAACAAGCTGTATTCCATGTATGTGCAGTGCATCAAGCACGTGGCGTTTCCCAAGATTATTTACGATGTGACGCGGTTTCCGTCCGGCTATTCCTCGGATGTCGGCAAGGCGATCGGCATGCGCGGCAATCCGAATGAGGCGATTGTCACCGCATTTCAAGCACCGGACATTTCCGAACAGGTGATGACCCTGCTGGAGCAGATGAAGCGGGATACCATGGAGCTGATGGGCGCGTCAGACACGGCGCTCGGCAACGTCAAGCCGGAAAATACATCCGCCATTGTGACGGTGCAGCAGGCGACCATTGCGCCGCTCGAATTGGTAAAGATGGAATTTTATCGTTTCGTCGAGGACTGTGTGCGCATTTTCGTGGATCTCATGCGGGTGCATTACGGGGTTCGCACGGTGTGCCTGACCGATGACGCCGGAGAAGAAACGGCACAGCAGATAGATTTCGGCAAGCTGGATACGCTGTCGCTGGAGCTCAATGTAGAGGTCGGCTCGTCTGCATATTGGTCGGAGACCATGCAGACCGTGACCAACGACAATCTGCTCGCGCAGGGCATCATTACCGATCCGGTACTGTACGTGGAAAACATTCCGGATAATCAGATTCGCGGCAAATCCCGCCTGCTTCGGGCGCTCAAAGAGCAAAAGGACAGTGGACAGCTGCCGGACATTCATCCATCTTCTAAGACAAAACAAGCTGCAGATGCACAGACATCGCAGCAGTGA
- a CDS encoding terminase large subunit domain-containing protein has product MELSVTRRQLEFIRSTARETLFGGAAGGGKSYAQLIDALLFAMKYPASRQLILRRTFPELKRSLIQVSLTLYPKEWGTYGESNHLWTFRNKSLIEFGFCDSENDVTKYQSAEYDVIRFDELTHFTEFQFTYLLSRIRGTNGYPKQVKASTNPGGVGHSWVKSRYIDVLTPGEEKDGKLFLPAKVQDNTFLMRSDPEYVERLQLLDARSKKALLYGRWDLFEGQYFEEFSPDIHICRPPDMPDWWRRYLAIDYGLDMLAALWIALAPDGTAWVYREVYQSGLIISEAAEAICQAETGEETIFQRLAPPDLFNRRQETGRSAVDIFAEHGLFFDKAMGERIPGWYAVKEYLHPYFDEQGIRTARLKISPACKNLIRTLPMLAADAKNPNDTANTPHELTHAPDALRYFAGTIRPEGTPWNPDAYDKEVGAFLSYQR; this is encoded by the coding sequence ATGGAGCTTTCCGTCACACGCAGACAGCTGGAATTTATTCGCTCGACGGCGCGGGAAACGCTGTTTGGCGGCGCGGCGGGCGGAGGAAAAAGCTATGCGCAGCTCATTGACGCGCTGCTCTTTGCCATGAAATATCCGGCATCGCGCCAGCTCATCCTGCGCCGCACGTTTCCGGAGCTGAAGCGCTCACTGATTCAGGTTTCGCTGACACTGTATCCTAAAGAATGGGGAACATATGGCGAGAGCAATCATTTGTGGACGTTTCGCAACAAATCGTTGATTGAATTCGGATTTTGCGACAGCGAAAACGATGTGACAAAATACCAGAGTGCGGAATACGATGTCATTCGATTTGATGAGCTGACGCACTTTACCGAATTTCAGTTTACCTATTTGCTGTCGCGCATTCGCGGCACCAACGGGTACCCCAAGCAGGTCAAGGCGTCGACCAATCCGGGCGGCGTCGGACACAGCTGGGTCAAAAGCCGCTATATTGATGTGCTGACGCCGGGCGAAGAAAAGGACGGAAAGCTGTTTCTCCCCGCAAAGGTTCAGGACAACACGTTTTTGATGCGCAGCGATCCGGAATATGTGGAGCGCCTGCAGCTGCTCGATGCGCGCAGCAAAAAAGCACTGCTGTACGGCAGGTGGGACTTGTTTGAGGGACAGTATTTTGAAGAATTTTCTCCGGACATTCACATTTGCCGTCCGCCGGATATGCCGGACTGGTGGCGGCGGTATCTGGCGATTGATTACGGCTTGGATATGCTTGCGGCGCTGTGGATTGCGCTGGCGCCGGACGGCACGGCTTGGGTGTACCGAGAGGTGTATCAATCCGGATTGATTATTTCCGAAGCGGCTGAGGCAATTTGTCAGGCGGAAACCGGCGAAGAAACCATCTTTCAGCGGCTGGCGCCGCCGGATTTATTCAACCGCAGGCAGGAAACCGGACGGTCTGCGGTGGATATTTTTGCCGAGCATGGCTTGTTTTTTGACAAGGCGATGGGAGAACGGATTCCGGGCTGGTACGCCGTAAAAGAGTATCTGCATCCGTATTTTGACGAGCAGGGCATTCGAACTGCGCGGCTCAAAATCAGTCCGGCGTGCAAAAATCTGATTCGCACGCTGCCGATGCTCGCGGCAGATGCCAAGAACCCCAATGACACAGCCAATACACCGCACGAGCTGACGCATGCGCCGGACGCGCTGCGGTATTTTGCCGGAACCATTCGGCCGGAGGGCACGCCGTGGAATCCGGATGCATACGACAAAGAAGTTGGTGCATTTTTATCCTACCAAAGATGA
- a CDS encoding GntR family transcriptional regulator: MQWKLSDDRPIYVQLMETITAAIASGTLAAGSRLPSVREMAAQAGVNPNTMQRALAELERDGLLYSQRTAGRFVTDQSDRITQKRKELAMQQIRIFLSSMKEMGYTSEQTLNLIQQAVKEEHS, encoded by the coding sequence ATGCAGTGGAAGTTATCCGATGACCGCCCGATCTACGTACAGCTGATGGAAACGATCACGGCGGCAATCGCCTCTGGCACACTGGCTGCCGGCAGCCGCCTTCCCTCGGTGCGGGAGATGGCGGCACAAGCCGGCGTCAATCCCAATACCATGCAGCGCGCTTTGGCAGAGCTGGAACGGGATGGGCTGCTGTATTCGCAGCGAACCGCCGGCCGCTTTGTCACCGATCAGAGCGACCGCATCACGCAAAAACGAAAGGAACTGGCTATGCAACAGATTCGTATTTTCCTGTCGTCCATGAAAGAAATGGGCTACACGTCCGAACAGACACTGAACCTCATCCAGCAAGCCGTAAAGGAGGAACATTCATGA
- a CDS encoding ABC transporter ATP-binding protein gives MSEPILQCTGLCKNYGQKTALDNVTFSLQRGRIIGLLGPNGSGKSTLMKLANGLLTPSSGEIRIAGNVPGIETHAIVSYLPERTYFSDWMTADDLLNFFQDFYSDFNINKAADMLTHLGIQPRDTLKTMSKGTKEKIQLVVVMSREADLYLLDEPIGGVDPAARDYILNTILTNYNENSTVLISTHLISDIEKVLDEVLFLNKGQLVLQKTVDDIRAEYGKSVDALFREVFAC, from the coding sequence ATGAGTGAACCCATCTTACAATGCACCGGACTGTGCAAGAATTACGGTCAAAAGACCGCTTTAGACAACGTAACATTTTCTCTGCAGCGCGGCCGCATCATCGGCCTGCTCGGCCCGAACGGCAGCGGCAAATCCACGCTGATGAAGCTGGCAAACGGACTGCTCACGCCGTCATCCGGAGAAATTCGCATTGCGGGCAATGTGCCAGGCATCGAAACACATGCCATTGTCTCCTATTTGCCGGAGCGCACCTATTTCAGCGATTGGATGACAGCGGACGATCTGCTCAACTTCTTTCAAGATTTTTATTCCGATTTTAACATCAACAAAGCCGCAGACATGCTGACCCATCTCGGCATCCAGCCGCGCGACACGCTCAAGACCATGTCCAAGGGCACAAAAGAAAAGATTCAGCTCGTTGTTGTCATGAGCCGCGAAGCCGATTTGTATTTGCTGGACGAGCCGATTGGCGGCGTCGATCCGGCGGCGCGCGATTACATTCTCAATACCATTCTGACCAATTACAACGAAAACAGCACCGTGCTGATTTCTACCCACTTAATTTCCGACATCGAAAAGGTTCTCGACGAAGTTCTGTTTCTCAACAAGGGACAGTTGGTTCTGCAAAAGACCGTTGATGACATTCGGGCAGAATACGGCAAATCCGTCGATGCACTGTTTCGGGAGGTGTTCGCATGTTAA